In the genome of Coturnix japonica isolate 7356 chromosome Z, Coturnix japonica 2.1, whole genome shotgun sequence, one region contains:
- the LOC107306298 gene encoding proline-rich protein HaeIII subfamily 1-like, which produces MDPGPQGTRGPPTTTRGPTRADEGPTRGHQRPTKGPGPTQGPRDPQRTRDPNGAPGPTKGAPGNRQRTARPPKGPRRPTNGPHAPQGDPAQRPRAAHNEPPRPTRGPHDTRDHPDAQRPPRPHKGAARDHKGPHGPPGGPQPPREPRGPKGTTRDPQPTPQPAAKRTPTAPQRDPRAPQRTPGAHTDPQGPPTEPPRPHKGPRGPTRGPEGPPGTTRGPTTGPHGPHKGPPRPTTDPRVPDERTPGPTDGPPRDPQRTRRPTKRTPAAPPKGPPRPQQRTPRGRHNDPRGPTGAARGPAKDPQPSQGARRGPTTDPRRPHRAPSPQVPPRPTSDPRDPQRTPHRDPQRTPKGPPRRPPPGAGGRPEAPRLVQRGEPRGALDTGGGGRKTARGQGLDNQGGGRDRKRK; this is translated from the coding sequence ATGGACCCGGGCCCCCAAGGGACGCGGGGACCCCCAACGACCACCAGGGGACCCACAAGGGCCGACGAGGGACCCACAAGGGGGCACCAGCGACCCACAAAGGGACCCGGCCCCACACAGGGACCACGAGACCCACAACGGACCAGGGACCCCAACGGAGCACCGGGACCCACAAAAGGAGCGCCCGGGAACCGACAACGGACCGCCAGGCCCCCCAAGGGGCCACGACGCCCCACAAACGGACCCCACGCCCCACAAGGGGACCCAGCCCAACGGCCCCGCGCGGCCCACAACGAACCCCCGCGGCCCACAAGGGGGCCCCATGACACAAGGGACCACCCTGACGCCCAACGGCCGCCACGGCCCCACAAGGGTGCCGCGAGGGACCACAAGGGCCCCCACGGCCCCCCAGGGGGCCCCCAGCCCCCAAGGGAGCCCCGCGGCCCCAAAGGGACCACCCGGGACCCACAACCGACCCCCCAGCCTGCCGCCAAACGGACCCCCACGGCCCCACAACGGGACCCCAGGGCCCCACAACGGACCCCCGGCGCCCACACTGACCCCCAGGGCCCACCAACGGAACCCCCGCGGCCCCACAAGGGACCCCGCGGCCCCACAAGGGGGCCCGAGGGCCCCCCAGGGACCACGAGGGGACCCACAACGGGGCCACACGGCCCCCACAAGGGACCCCCGCGGCCCACAACTGACCCCCGCGTCCCCGACGAACGGACCCCAGGACCCACAGACGGACCCCCCAGGGACCCACAACGGACACGACGGCCCACAAAACGGACCCCCGCGGCCCCACCCAAGGGACCCCCGCGGCCCCAACAACGGACCCCCCGCGGCCGCCACAACGACCCCCGCGGCCCCACAGGGGCCGCGAGGGGACCCGCCAAGGACCCCCAGCCCTCCCAAGGTGCCCGCCGCGGCCCCACAACGGACCCCCGTCGGCCCCACAGGGCCCCCAGCCCCCAAGTGCCCCCGCGGCCCACAAGTGACCCCCGGGACCCACAACGGACCCCGCACCGGGACCCCCAACGGACCCCCAAGGGCCCCCCGCGGCGCCCTCCCCCCGGCGCGGGGGGACGGCCAGAGGCGCCACGGCTGGTCCAGCGGGGTGAGCCACGTGGAGCGTTGGACACGGGGGGCGGGGGAAGAAAAACGGCGCGGGGCCAGGGACTAGACAACCAGGGAGGGGGGCGAGACCGGAAGCGgaagtga